The following coding sequences lie in one Klebsiella huaxiensis genomic window:
- a CDS encoding ABC-three component system protein, protein MTGVSSDQYAAGEQGLGYIYQPRFALLKLLQWPEDTSVLIEKDDDLDFVSFDGVKTLASLKHKGDGDTLTDLSTDFWKSVRIWLDRYNRDGKTEANLRFFLFTTGSISNSSFLQHFLVEPPTKDDNSVSITQLTNTALARSKSKLITAIADEFNKLTDEQKDDFLSRIIIFDGGPRIEDLPTIIKNQHMRIIRRDNRDAIFERLEGWWNNTIVDLLTGKRKEAIFGYEISDKLAAFSEEYKSDNLPITFRGKIPVGEIDAMNDPRLFVVQLREIGVSSNRIRNAILDYYRAFEQRSSWARENLLVTGEMEDYEDRLVDEWSRYKDVVFEELDENSADEVLITAGKALYQWADLESGNIHSLRIRERVTEPYVVRGGFHILANSRPLPKIFWHPHFLNRIGQLLGAQA, encoded by the coding sequence ATGACCGGAGTATCTAGCGATCAATACGCTGCTGGTGAACAGGGCTTAGGGTATATCTATCAGCCTCGTTTTGCGCTACTTAAGCTTCTTCAGTGGCCAGAAGATACATCTGTTTTGATCGAAAAAGATGATGACCTAGACTTCGTTAGTTTTGATGGTGTCAAAACACTGGCATCGCTCAAACACAAAGGGGATGGGGATACTCTAACCGACCTGTCTACCGATTTTTGGAAGTCAGTCCGCATCTGGCTTGACCGCTATAATCGTGATGGTAAAACCGAAGCAAATCTTCGTTTCTTTTTGTTTACGACCGGATCTATCTCAAACTCCTCGTTCCTGCAACACTTCTTAGTCGAACCGCCAACAAAAGACGATAATTCAGTATCAATAACTCAACTCACCAACACAGCTCTGGCTAGAAGCAAGTCAAAACTGATCACGGCAATAGCCGATGAGTTCAATAAACTGACTGATGAGCAAAAAGATGACTTCTTATCACGGATAATCATATTTGATGGCGGGCCTCGCATTGAAGACCTCCCAACAATTATCAAAAATCAACACATGCGTATCATTAGACGCGATAACCGAGACGCTATTTTTGAACGACTTGAAGGGTGGTGGAATAACACGATAGTCGATCTGCTAACAGGGAAACGTAAAGAGGCGATTTTTGGTTATGAGATTTCCGACAAACTTGCAGCATTTTCTGAAGAGTACAAATCGGACAATCTGCCGATTACGTTCAGAGGAAAAATTCCCGTTGGAGAAATCGATGCGATGAATGATCCCAGGCTCTTTGTTGTGCAACTCCGTGAAATAGGGGTTTCCTCTAATCGTATCCGAAACGCTATTCTCGACTACTACCGAGCATTTGAGCAGCGTTCTTCATGGGCGCGTGAAAACCTTTTGGTAACAGGAGAGATGGAAGATTATGAAGACCGCCTTGTTGATGAATGGAGTCGCTATAAAGACGTAGTTTTTGAAGAATTAGATGAAAATTCAGCTGACGAAGTACTTATTACTGCGGGAAAAGCATTGTATCAATGGGCCGATCTTGAAAGTGGTAATATTCACTCATTGCGAATCCGAGAACGAGTGACTGAGCCTTATGTAGTTCGAGGAGGATTTCACATCCTTGCGAACAGTAGACCACTACCCAAAATTTTCTGGCATCCCCACTTCCTAAATAGAATTGGGCAATTGTTGGGAGCCCAAGCATGA
- a CDS encoding three component ABC system middle component — MKQWDQRPFEIRNLFNPAFCGVVLFRAMQSYEEENSQGMPFSLALLVLPLCLQKDSRQVFAENPRRYLLKTIENNPKLLINFANRVNNMLPFTLEAFGVLMERGCFVVTQDGRLKTIPNKVRKSVIGTEESISCQRVARYIGKEFARIADRVTVYTTFGIRP, encoded by the coding sequence ATGAAGCAATGGGATCAGCGTCCATTCGAGATAAGGAATCTTTTCAATCCTGCATTTTGTGGTGTTGTACTATTCAGAGCAATGCAGAGCTACGAAGAGGAAAACTCACAGGGCATGCCATTTTCTCTCGCTCTTTTAGTTTTACCATTATGTCTGCAAAAAGATTCTCGCCAAGTGTTTGCTGAAAATCCTCGCCGCTACCTTTTGAAAACTATAGAAAACAATCCCAAATTACTCATTAATTTTGCTAACCGCGTCAATAATATGCTGCCATTTACGCTTGAAGCTTTTGGAGTGCTCATGGAACGAGGATGTTTTGTCGTAACGCAAGACGGCCGATTGAAAACAATACCTAATAAAGTTCGCAAATCGGTCATAGGGACTGAAGAATCAATCTCATGCCAGCGTGTCGCGCGCTATATAGGAAAAGAATTTGCCCGTATTGCAGATCGCGTTACGGTGTACACGACCTTTGGAATACGCCCATGA
- a CDS encoding DUF3732 domain-containing protein gives MKIKSIHVYSHDGQRRDLQFKVNGLNVITGRSSTGKSALSEIIEYCMGRSTFNVPEGIIRDKVSWFAVIYQFSQEQVLIAKPTPNAGATSCGTVMLRRGNELTAPNFKDLSVNTDDDSVVALLSRLLGIRENRTDVAIGHSRESFEANIKHTFYYLFQKQGLVANKDQLFYRQNEAFQPQAIRDTLPILLGISSNDRYELEAKLRTAQRDLKINAKRLEQARDTIDTSLLKGSGLLSEARAVGIITQDKERIGTDEVIDVLRSAMQWIPSPLPEDDGHRISILENEIAGLRQDRRQTQSRIDSARMYAKQSGNFENEVLEQQDRLSSIKALPKNPETGEWQWPFCEANLALESPIAKALLSELTTLDAEMSIVAGQRPKMDVYLTELEDEVQTIVSSIRAKEVELAAAIAANEVIEQLGTRNNAAARVIGRISLFLEDLVPNSELATYEAENRRLKLKVEDLQRKFGADSSHERLISILNNISSQITRYIQAFDAEFQGLPARFDLSQMTIIFDRTDRPVPMSRTGGGENHLAYHLSALLALHLFASKNNCPIPQFLLIDQPTQVYFPSEKIYQEADGTVQKTEADADLAAVRRLFALLLKFTQEEVPGFQLIVTEHANLRDQWFQDALTELPWTKPPALVPEDWPLPSELPN, from the coding sequence ATGAAAATTAAGTCGATTCATGTCTACAGCCATGATGGCCAACGTCGGGACCTGCAATTTAAGGTTAATGGTTTAAATGTCATTACTGGCCGTTCCTCAACCGGTAAATCAGCTCTTTCTGAGATCATTGAATACTGTATGGGTCGATCTACTTTTAACGTACCAGAAGGTATTATTCGCGATAAAGTGTCATGGTTCGCAGTCATTTATCAATTTTCACAGGAACAAGTACTAATCGCGAAACCAACACCAAATGCAGGAGCCACAAGCTGTGGCACCGTTATGCTGCGACGAGGAAATGAACTGACCGCACCAAATTTCAAAGACCTCTCGGTTAACACCGATGATGATTCTGTAGTCGCACTGTTGTCACGATTACTTGGCATCCGCGAGAACCGTACAGACGTGGCAATTGGGCACAGCAGAGAAAGCTTTGAAGCAAACATCAAGCATACTTTTTATTACCTTTTCCAAAAGCAGGGCCTTGTAGCAAATAAAGATCAACTTTTTTATCGACAAAATGAGGCATTTCAGCCACAAGCTATTCGCGACACATTACCGATTCTTTTAGGTATTTCATCAAATGATCGCTATGAACTTGAGGCCAAACTCCGAACAGCACAACGAGATCTGAAAATCAACGCCAAACGTCTTGAACAAGCTCGCGATACAATCGATACATCACTGCTAAAAGGTTCTGGGCTTTTATCTGAAGCCAGAGCCGTGGGTATCATCACACAAGACAAAGAGAGAATCGGAACTGACGAAGTAATTGATGTTTTGCGTTCTGCAATGCAATGGATTCCGTCCCCCCTACCTGAAGACGATGGACATAGAATATCCATTCTTGAAAATGAAATTGCTGGTTTACGACAAGACAGACGTCAGACCCAGTCCCGAATTGATTCTGCTCGGATGTATGCCAAGCAATCAGGTAATTTTGAAAACGAAGTTTTAGAGCAGCAAGACCGATTATCTTCTATCAAGGCTCTACCGAAAAATCCGGAAACTGGTGAATGGCAATGGCCATTCTGTGAAGCAAATTTAGCACTGGAATCTCCAATTGCTAAAGCACTCCTGAGCGAACTAACAACTCTCGACGCTGAAATGAGCATTGTGGCTGGCCAACGCCCTAAAATGGATGTTTATCTTACTGAACTAGAAGATGAGGTTCAGACCATTGTAAGTTCGATAAGAGCCAAAGAAGTGGAGCTTGCTGCGGCAATCGCGGCAAACGAAGTTATTGAGCAATTAGGCACACGCAATAATGCTGCGGCAAGAGTAATTGGTCGTATAAGTTTGTTCCTTGAAGACCTTGTACCTAACTCAGAACTGGCCACATATGAAGCAGAAAATCGTCGTCTAAAGCTCAAAGTCGAAGACCTACAAAGGAAATTTGGAGCTGATAGCAGCCATGAAAGACTCATATCTATTCTGAATAACATTTCGTCACAGATTACACGCTACATCCAGGCTTTTGATGCAGAATTTCAGGGGCTCCCTGCACGGTTTGATCTAAGCCAAATGACTATTATCTTTGATCGTACAGATCGTCCGGTACCAATGAGTCGAACTGGCGGTGGCGAAAATCATCTCGCTTATCACCTGTCTGCCTTGTTAGCCCTTCATCTCTTTGCTTCAAAGAACAATTGCCCCATTCCTCAGTTTCTTTTAATTGATCAGCCTACCCAAGTTTATTTCCCTTCTGAAAAAATTTACCAGGAAGCTGATGGTACTGTTCAGAAAACGGAAGCTGATGCTGACTTAGCAGCAGTACGTAGACTGTTTGCGTTACTGCTGAAGTTTACACAAGAAGAAGTCCCAGGCTTCCAGCTTATCGTGACAGAGCACGCAAATCTTCGCGACCAGTGGTTCCAGGATGCTTTAACCGAGCTTCCCTGGACCAAGCCCCCTGCCCTGGTACCAGAAGACTGGCCTTTACCGTCAGAATTACCAAATTAA
- a CDS encoding IS3 family transposase (programmed frameshift), which translates to MKSKSANRYPPELRERAVRMLIEHLDEYDSEPDAIRAISSKIGCHYDTLKGWLRQHRNDLRGGISPVRTGDGELTSNERQRLKELERENRELRRSNDILRQASAYFCSGGARPPLEKIMPLLERLSGAHGVGPVCRELDIAPSTYYWHQQRQQSPEKHSLRSQRDALLKVQIQRVYDDNYGVYGARKVWRQLQREGIGVARCTVVRLMKLMGLAGVLQGKKVRTTTSRRDTAAQDRVNRQFVAECPNQLWCADFTYVITWQGFAYVAFIIDVFAGVIVGWRVSSSMETSFVLDALEQALWSRRPSGTIHHSDKGSQYVSLAYTQRLQDAELLASTGSTGDSYDNAMAESINGLYKAEVIHRQAWKKRSEVELATLAWGDWYNNRRLLERLGHIPPIEAEKAYYASIGNKVLAA; encoded by the exons ATGAAATCAAAATCAGCTAATCGTTACCCGCCGGAATTACGTGAGCGCGCTGTCAGAATGCTCATTGAGCATCTTGATGAATATGACTCTGAACCGGATGCTATCCGTGCCATATCGTCAAAAATTGGTTGTCATTACGATACCCTGAAAGGCTGGCTACGCCAGCACAGAAATGACTTACGCGGTGGTATCAGCCCCGTCAGGACTGGTGATGGCGAGCTGACCAGTAACGAACGTCAACGTTTAAAAGAGCTGGAGAGGGAAAACCGGGAGTTGCGTCGCAGCAATGATATTCTGCGTCAGGCATCAGCCTATT TTTGCTCAGGCGGAGCTCGACCGCCACTGGAAAAAATAATGCCACTGCTCGAACGTCTGAGTGGTGCCCACGGGGTCGGGCCGGTATGCCGCGAGCTGGATATTGCCCCGTCGACATATTACTGGCATCAGCAACGTCAGCAATCGCCGGAAAAACACAGCCTGCGCTCGCAGCGTGATGCGCTTCTGAAGGTGCAGATACAGCGGGTGTACGACGATAACTATGGCGTCTATGGAGCCCGCAAGGTCTGGCGTCAGTTACAGCGGGAGGGCATCGGCGTGGCCAGATGTACAGTGGTACGGTTGATGAAACTGATGGGGCTCGCAGGCGTGCTCCAGGGCAAAAAAGTCCGCACCACAACCAGTCGCAGAGATACCGCAGCACAGGACAGGGTAAACCGCCAGTTCGTAGCGGAATGTCCCAACCAGCTTTGGTGTGCAGATTTTACCTACGTCATCACCTGGCAGGGCTTCGCCTATGTGGCGTTCATTATCGACGTGTTCGCTGGCGTCATCGTGGGCTGGCGGGTCTCATCATCGATGGAAACGTCGTTCGTCCTGGATGCGCTGGAACAGGCACTGTGGTCACGGCGACCTTCGGGCACCATCCATCACAGCGACAAAGGCTCTCAGTATGTCTCGCTGGCCTACACGCAGCGGTTGCAGGATGCAGAGCTGCTGGCTTCCACGGGGAGTACCGGTGACTCGTATGATAACGCGATGGCGGAGAGTATCAACGGTCTGTACAAAGCGGAGGTCATCCACCGTCAGGCCTGGAAGAAGCGCTCAGAAGTGGAACTGGCTACGCTGGCATGGGGGGACTGGTACAACAATCGTCGGTTGCTGGAACGACTTGGTCACATCCCTCCGATAGAGGCAGAAAAAGCGTATTACGCTTCCATCGGGAACAAGGTTCTGGCAGCCTGA
- the istB gene encoding IS21-like element helper ATPase IstB — protein MMPHTLMKQLTEMKLTGMAAALSSQMEQPGTYEELSFRERLALLVTRESLERDQRKQKRLLQKARLRLEASVQDIDYQPARNLERSRIAQLSQNEWVVRGQNLLITGPCGCGKTYVGCALGNNACQQGYSVQYWRLNRLLVELTHSRADGSYRKQLAQLSKTQLLILDDWGLEPLLPAQRNDLLELMDDRYGKNATVMISQLPTDEWYGCVGDNTLADAILDRLMHNSHRLEMKGESMRKRLAQVD, from the coding sequence ATAATGCCACATACGCTGATGAAACAGCTGACAGAAATGAAACTGACGGGAATGGCGGCCGCGCTGTCCTCACAGATGGAGCAACCCGGCACTTACGAAGAGCTCTCCTTCAGGGAAAGACTGGCGTTGCTGGTCACGCGCGAATCACTCGAAAGGGATCAGCGTAAACAGAAACGTCTGCTACAAAAAGCCCGCCTGAGGCTTGAAGCCTCGGTCCAGGACATCGACTACCAGCCAGCGAGAAACCTGGAACGTTCTCGGATCGCTCAGCTAAGCCAGAACGAATGGGTGGTCAGGGGGCAGAACCTGCTGATAACCGGCCCCTGCGGTTGCGGCAAAACCTATGTGGGCTGCGCCCTTGGCAACAACGCCTGCCAGCAGGGTTACAGCGTACAGTACTGGAGACTGAACCGGTTGCTGGTTGAACTGACGCACAGCCGCGCAGACGGTAGTTACCGAAAGCAGCTGGCTCAGCTGTCAAAAACGCAGCTGCTTATCCTGGATGACTGGGGCCTTGAGCCGTTGCTGCCAGCGCAGCGTAACGATCTGCTGGAACTGATGGATGACAGATACGGAAAGAACGCCACGGTGATGATAAGCCAGCTGCCAACGGATGAGTGGTATGGCTGCGTTGGCGATAACACGCTGGCAGACGCGATCCTTGATCGTCTGATGCATAACTCCCACCGGCTGGAAATGAAGGGTGAGTCGATGAGAAAACGACTGGCACAGGTTGACTGA
- a CDS encoding YdgH/BhsA/McbA family protein yields MKNIKLLAAAGMLSVVSFSGFAQSVSVTADTLNNAEAKIAAIAQESGASSYRITSADQKNVARVTAVLDK; encoded by the coding sequence ATGAAAAACATCAAACTGCTTGCTGCTGCCGGTATGCTCTCCGTAGTTTCTTTCTCCGGCTTCGCCCAGTCCGTCAGCGTTACTGCTGACACCCTGAACAACGCGGAAGCGAAAATTGCCGCTATCGCCCAGGAATCCGGTGCTTCGTCCTACCGCATCACCAGTGCAGACCAGAAAAACGTTGCCCGCGTGACTGCAGTACTTGATAAGTAA
- a CDS encoding IS4/Tn5 family transposase DNA-binding protein: MINQEQTSLSWLDEEINSSVFSDRRRASRFKSLMQKLWRGMGNSLPFACQDNAATKAAYRFLSSDRIDEQHLLQGHSEATSQRIYALQGEKILLLQDTTTFGYHRDNPDAVGFAGNHT, from the coding sequence ATGATTAATCAGGAACAGACTTCGCTTTCATGGCTCGATGAGGAAATTAATTCTTCTGTCTTTAGCGATCGCCGCCGTGCCAGTCGTTTTAAAAGTCTCATGCAAAAACTCTGGCGGGGGATGGGCAACAGCCTCCCTTTTGCCTGCCAGGATAATGCAGCAACAAAAGCCGCTTACCGGTTCCTTTCCAGTGACAGGATTGATGAGCAGCACCTGCTGCAGGGACATTCCGAGGCTACCAGTCAAAGGATATATGCGCTGCAAGGTGAGAAGATTCTACTGCTTCAGGACACCACAACATTTGGCTACCACCGGGATAACCCTGATGCAGTAGGATTTGCAGGCAATCACACCTAA
- a CDS encoding OprD family outer membrane porin, which produces MRIVTLVISAVALMPGVTVPNAIAGFIEDSKANLTLRNFYINTDNRSGDGFSKQEEWGQGFILNYDSGYTEGPVGFGLSTLGLLGIRLDGGGKAGSPASGRQPGTVFPLDNDGRAVHQFGSLGVTGRAKISDTELRYGTLQPKNPVVIYNDARLLPMTYQGGQISSTDIDDLSLTGGVLTHTKGRNSTDMRGMSIAGANGSGPTSRSSNRFYFAGGDYTLMKDMTLSYYYGELDNFYRQNYIGLAHNLKIVSGNLKSDIRIFISDADGKNGSAAGRSAGYVSTGYYGNNRTKGEVDNNVYSGQLTWSSGGHSVSSGYQWLTGKSDFPYLNRGDGEGTSTWLITDAQLLKFSRAGERTWLARYAYNFADAGLKGLNLSILYLNADNIDTGNGRKGEWERDIALSYTIPEGILNGLGISVKNATMRSALPDTSRKGSAGQRDQDETRVTVSYTLPLL; this is translated from the coding sequence ATGAGAATAGTTACACTCGTAATATCTGCTGTAGCTTTGATGCCGGGAGTTACAGTCCCTAATGCGATAGCCGGTTTTATTGAAGACAGTAAGGCCAATCTCACACTCCGCAATTTCTATATTAATACAGATAATCGCAGTGGGGACGGGTTCAGTAAACAGGAAGAATGGGGACAGGGGTTCATCCTCAATTACGATTCAGGTTATACTGAAGGGCCAGTGGGATTCGGACTGAGCACTCTGGGGCTACTGGGCATCAGACTTGACGGAGGAGGTAAAGCAGGCTCACCGGCGTCAGGTCGGCAACCCGGTACAGTATTTCCGCTAGACAATGATGGCAGAGCGGTTCATCAGTTCGGTAGCCTGGGGGTTACCGGCAGGGCAAAAATATCTGATACGGAACTCCGTTATGGAACGCTTCAGCCCAAAAATCCCGTCGTTATATACAACGATGCCCGCCTTTTGCCCATGACATATCAGGGAGGACAAATATCATCAACAGATATCGACGATCTGAGTCTGACCGGCGGCGTTCTCACACATACAAAAGGACGTAACTCCACAGATATGCGCGGAATGTCCATTGCCGGAGCCAATGGAAGTGGTCCCACTTCACGGAGCAGTAATCGTTTTTATTTCGCCGGTGGTGACTATACTCTTATGAAAGACATGACTCTCTCATACTATTACGGTGAGCTGGATAATTTTTACAGACAAAACTATATCGGACTGGCACATAACCTGAAAATCGTTTCCGGGAACCTGAAATCAGATATTCGTATATTCATCAGCGATGCAGACGGAAAGAACGGAAGTGCTGCAGGACGGAGTGCCGGATATGTAAGTACTGGTTATTACGGAAATAATCGCACAAAGGGAGAAGTGGACAACAATGTTTATAGCGGTCAGTTGACATGGTCTTCTGGAGGTCACAGTGTGAGCAGTGGTTATCAGTGGCTGACGGGGAAAAGTGACTTTCCATATCTGAATCGTGGTGATGGAGAAGGAACAAGCACCTGGTTAATTACTGATGCACAATTGCTAAAATTCAGCAGGGCGGGGGAGCGAACCTGGCTGGCACGGTACGCCTATAATTTTGCTGATGCAGGGCTCAAAGGGCTGAATCTAAGTATCCTCTATCTGAACGCCGATAATATTGATACCGGGAATGGGCGAAAGGGGGAATGGGAACGGGATATTGCCCTGAGTTATACTATCCCCGAGGGAATACTTAACGGACTTGGCATCTCCGTAAAAAATGCCACAATGCGCAGCGCTCTGCCTGACACAAGTAGAAAAGGCTCTGCTGGACAGCGTGACCAGGATGAAACCCGGGTTACAGTCAGTTATACCCTTCCTCTTCTCTGA
- the def gene encoding peptide deformylase, with protein sequence MSLLSVLKYPDPKLKIIAMPVEHISPITRQFIKDMITTMYGTSSVGLTATQVGVHQRIAVIDVPESLVQPIVLINPVIAESKEEKNITEEKCLSIPGTSRFVYRAEKINVTALDAFGNTINFSASGTLSICIQHMIDHMNGILLTKSLSQ encoded by the coding sequence ATGTCATTATTATCAGTTTTAAAGTATCCGGATCCCAAATTGAAGATCATTGCAATGCCCGTCGAACATATTTCACCGATAACCCGGCAATTTATTAAGGATATGATTACCACTATGTACGGTACATCCAGTGTAGGTTTAACAGCAACCCAGGTTGGTGTTCACCAAAGGATTGCTGTAATTGATGTCCCTGAATCGCTGGTGCAACCAATAGTATTAATTAATCCGGTAATTGCTGAGAGTAAGGAAGAAAAAAATATCACTGAGGAAAAATGTCTTTCTATACCAGGAACCAGTCGTTTTGTATACCGTGCAGAGAAAATAAATGTCACCGCTCTTGATGCTTTTGGGAATACAATAAATTTTAGTGCAAGTGGTACTCTCTCGATCTGTATACAGCATATGATAGACCATATGAACGGGATTCTATTAACTAAGAGCCTATCTCAATAG